From one Synechocystis sp. PCC 6803 substr. PCC-P genomic stretch:
- a CDS encoding AAA-like domain-containing protein — translation MKPTGWNQFLLDITHDYNLRGKLKEVFLARFAYEHWRKSDLEVWEIAEAASHETYKKQMTQIYGVFANDKPGGCPELDASSRGPGKFQLLRDWFKEVKYPQWQSEQFAVGVNGLTPALTVGRGSPLGDNVIYVLRLPTEQQCLEELTRGGALLRIKAPEKMGKTSLLQFLLAEVEATGDRHIYLNLQTAESAMFSSLDKFLRWFCANLSRELGIKPNLDDYWDEELFGSLVSCKTYVQDYLLSQTDRALVMAIDNLDRLFEFPVIAQDFLPMLRYWHEESNNLAQWQKLRLIIANSTEAYVKLDANQSPFNVGRQWKLTGFTKEQILQLKAAYGFDDNQIEEENLLTLGKLVGGHPYLIRLALDAVQKTNVDLPTILANAVTQSGIYSNHLRRLWGLLTGAPDLAASMKQVVNSENPVQLDPPIAYRLESMGLVTLSGDQCSASCPLYQRYFHEQL, via the coding sequence ATGAAACCAACTGGTTGGAACCAATTTTTACTGGACATTACCCACGACTACAATCTGCGAGGCAAGCTAAAAGAGGTGTTTTTGGCCCGCTTTGCCTATGAGCATTGGCGTAAGTCCGACCTGGAAGTGTGGGAAATTGCCGAAGCCGCCAGCCATGAAACCTACAAAAAGCAAATGACCCAAATTTATGGAGTTTTTGCCAATGATAAACCAGGGGGTTGTCCAGAATTAGATGCCAGTAGTCGTGGTCCGGGTAAATTTCAATTGTTGCGGGACTGGTTTAAGGAGGTGAAATATCCCCAATGGCAGAGTGAGCAGTTTGCCGTCGGCGTTAATGGCCTTACCCCCGCACTGACGGTTGGTCGTGGCAGTCCCCTGGGGGATAACGTTATCTATGTTCTACGGCTACCCACAGAACAACAATGTCTGGAGGAACTGACCAGGGGGGGAGCCCTCTTGCGCATTAAAGCCCCGGAAAAAATGGGTAAAACTTCCCTTCTACAATTTTTGCTGGCGGAAGTGGAAGCAACGGGCGATCGCCATATTTATCTCAACCTACAAACGGCGGAAAGCGCCATGTTTAGTAGCCTAGATAAATTTTTGCGTTGGTTCTGTGCCAACTTAAGTCGAGAATTGGGCATCAAACCCAATTTAGATGACTATTGGGATGAAGAATTATTTGGCAGTTTAGTTAGTTGTAAAACCTACGTACAGGATTATTTACTTAGTCAAACTGACCGGGCGTTAGTAATGGCCATTGATAACCTAGACCGCTTGTTTGAGTTTCCCGTTATTGCCCAAGACTTCCTGCCCATGTTGCGCTATTGGCATGAAGAAAGTAATAACCTGGCTCAATGGCAAAAGCTACGTTTAATTATTGCTAATTCCACCGAAGCTTACGTCAAACTAGATGCCAACCAATCCCCTTTTAATGTGGGTCGCCAATGGAAATTGACCGGTTTTACCAAAGAACAAATTCTGCAACTTAAAGCCGCCTATGGTTTTGATGACAATCAAATTGAAGAGGAAAATTTATTAACCCTCGGTAAACTGGTGGGGGGCCATCCGTATCTGATTCGTTTGGCCTTGGATGCGGTACAAAAAACCAATGTGGACCTACCAACCATTTTAGCCAACGCCGTCACCCAGAGTGGCATTTATAGCAATCATCTCCGTCGTCTGTGGGGCTTACTGACCGGGGCACCGGACTTAGCCGCTAGCATGAAGCAGGTGGTGAACAGTGAAAATCCAGTGCAATTAGACCCCCCCATTGCCTATCGTTTGGAAAGTATGGGTCTGGTGACCCTTAGTGGTGATCAATGTAGTGCCAGTTGTCCTTTGTACCAACGTTATTTCCATGAGCAATTGTGA
- the mscL gene encoding large conductance mechanosensitive channel protein MscL — protein MVKSARQGAGGFWRDFKDFILRGNVVDLAVAVVIGGAFTSIVNAFVAWLMAVLLQPVLDQAGVSQLQDLPLGLGELVIAIINFLIIAFVIFLIIKAIEKMQRKKAVEEEIVAEAQPDPVLEAQTNLTDSINRLITTLENQQSSSQ, from the coding sequence ATGGTTAAAAGTGCAAGGCAAGGGGCAGGCGGATTCTGGCGGGACTTTAAGGATTTCATCCTGCGGGGGAACGTAGTAGATCTGGCCGTAGCGGTAGTAATTGGTGGAGCTTTCACCAGTATTGTCAATGCTTTTGTGGCCTGGTTAATGGCAGTTTTGCTACAGCCAGTACTGGATCAAGCCGGTGTCAGTCAATTGCAGGATTTACCCTTGGGTTTGGGGGAATTAGTTATTGCTATAATTAACTTTTTAATCATTGCTTTTGTAATCTTCCTCATCATTAAAGCTATCGAAAAAATGCAACGAAAAAAAGCAGTGGAGGAAGAAATTGTGGCCGAAGCACAACCGGATCCGGTGCTGGAAGCCCAAACTAATTTAACTGATTCCATCAATCGCTTAATTACCACACTGGAAAATCAGCAATCTTCATCCCAATAG
- the ruvA gene encoding Holliday junction branch migration protein RuvA — protein MIQFLQGQVVTVTKNIQNRWFLILSVNGVGYELQVPHSLAQQWTPPPPEPQQVFTHLLVRQDQIALFGFGRLAERDLFGQLMGVTGIGAQLAIALIETLGLEGLVQAVVTGNVKQLCQTPGVGKKGAERLALELKTKLSQWHKLQMGTGETDSTLPTTALLEDLEMTLLALGYTQTEIQQAIAMVSQVPDVAQSEDPEVWIRQAIGWLSDH, from the coding sequence ATGATTCAATTTCTTCAGGGCCAGGTTGTTACAGTCACAAAAAATATTCAGAACCGTTGGTTTTTGATTTTGTCCGTTAATGGGGTGGGTTATGAGTTGCAGGTGCCCCATTCCTTAGCCCAACAATGGACTCCGCCCCCCCCGGAACCCCAACAGGTTTTTACCCACCTCTTGGTACGCCAAGACCAGATCGCTCTTTTTGGTTTTGGCCGCCTGGCAGAAAGGGATTTATTTGGTCAATTAATGGGAGTAACCGGCATTGGGGCCCAGTTGGCGATCGCCCTAATTGAAACGTTGGGCTTGGAAGGCTTAGTGCAAGCGGTGGTAACGGGCAATGTCAAACAATTGTGCCAAACGCCGGGGGTCGGGAAAAAGGGAGCGGAAAGGTTAGCCCTAGAACTAAAAACTAAATTATCCCAATGGCACAAACTACAAATGGGGACCGGGGAAACTGACTCTACTCTGCCCACCACTGCCCTCCTGGAAGACCTGGAAATGACCTTGTTAGCATTGGGTTACACCCAAACGGAAATCCAGCAGGCGATCGCCATGGTCAGTCAAGTTCCAGACGTGGCCCAGAGTGAAGATCCAGAAGTGTGGATCCGCCAGGCGATCGGTTGGTTAAGTGATCACTGA
- a CDS encoding TIGR00297 family protein — MDNSLLSEIWRQSLAFPWLSAVILNSFLLALAAIAPKKLLTPWGYGHAWVLGVIIWAALGWRGYLVVLAYFFVGSAVTRIGQKEKEAAGIAEKRSGQRGPENVWGSALTAALCALAIAFGPEPWQLWLALGYVASFSTKLSDTTASEVGKAYGKNTFLITTLQPVPRGTEGAVSVEGTLAGFAAGLALAVLGYGVGLISFGGIIFSTLAAFIATNLESVIGATLQNKWPWLTNEVVNGINTFLGAAIAIGIEATAQLI, encoded by the coding sequence ATGGACAATTCCCTGCTCAGCGAAATTTGGCGGCAAAGTCTGGCGTTTCCCTGGCTTAGCGCTGTTATTCTCAACAGTTTTTTACTAGCCCTAGCGGCGATCGCCCCGAAGAAACTGTTAACCCCCTGGGGCTACGGCCATGCCTGGGTGCTGGGGGTGATTATTTGGGCGGCCCTGGGTTGGCGGGGTTATTTGGTGGTTTTAGCCTACTTTTTTGTGGGTTCCGCTGTGACCCGCATTGGCCAAAAAGAAAAAGAAGCGGCGGGCATTGCCGAAAAAAGATCCGGCCAACGGGGCCCGGAAAATGTTTGGGGTTCTGCTTTAACTGCTGCCCTCTGTGCCCTGGCGATCGCCTTTGGGCCGGAACCATGGCAACTCTGGTTAGCATTGGGCTATGTGGCTAGTTTTAGTACTAAGTTATCGGATACTACCGCCAGCGAAGTGGGTAAAGCCTACGGCAAAAACACCTTTTTAATCACCACCCTGCAACCAGTGCCCAGGGGGACGGAAGGAGCGGTAAGTGTAGAAGGCACCTTGGCGGGATTTGCGGCGGGTTTAGCCCTGGCAGTTTTAGGTTACGGCGTAGGTCTAATTTCCTTTGGGGGAATAATTTTTTCTACCCTGGCTGCTTTCATTGCCACCAATCTAGAGAGTGTAATTGGTGCAACTCTGCAAAATAAATGGCCCTGGCTCACCAATGAGGTGGTTAATGGTATCAACACGTTTCTTGGTGCGGCGATCGCCATTGGCATTGAAGCTACGGCCCAGTTGATTTAG
- a CDS encoding FAD/NAD(P)-binding oxidoreductase translates to MSALNHQIIVVGGGAAGITVAAQLLKQKPKLDLAIVEPCDKHYYQPAWTLVGGGAFAMEDTIKPEQDCIPSGAKWIKASVASFDPENNCLTLQDGRSLSYEYLVVCPGIQINWHLIPRLQESLGKNGVTSNYDRRYAPYTWELLQNFKGGNALFTFPATPIKCAGAPQKIMYLADETFRKNGVREKTNITYGVAVGKIFGIPGYCESLEKVAAKKNIDVRYHHNLKAINPNAKEATFTVNGKTEVTLPYDIIHVTPPMSAPDFIKNSPLAAEAGGWVDVDKFTLQHNRYDNVFSLGDASSLPTSRTAAAVRKQAPVVATNLLGLLNSKKPSAEYGGYTCCPLVTGYGKTIMAEFDYGGQPKSSFPFDPTQERWSMWLVKRYVLPWLYWNRMLKGESFEPDKWKPLLGKS, encoded by the coding sequence ATGAGTGCATTGAACCATCAAATCATTGTTGTTGGGGGAGGAGCAGCCGGCATCACCGTGGCGGCCCAATTATTAAAGCAGAAACCCAAACTCGATCTGGCGATCGTGGAACCCTGCGATAAACACTATTACCAGCCCGCCTGGACCCTAGTGGGGGGCGGAGCCTTCGCCATGGAAGATACCATCAAACCGGAGCAGGATTGCATTCCCAGCGGTGCCAAATGGATCAAAGCCAGTGTGGCCAGTTTTGACCCGGAAAATAACTGCCTTACCCTCCAGGACGGCCGTAGTCTCAGCTACGAATATCTGGTGGTTTGTCCCGGCATTCAAATCAATTGGCATCTAATTCCGAGGCTCCAGGAATCCCTCGGTAAAAATGGCGTCACCAGCAACTACGATCGCCGTTATGCCCCCTACACCTGGGAACTGTTGCAAAACTTTAAAGGCGGCAATGCCCTGTTCACTTTTCCGGCCACCCCGATTAAATGTGCCGGAGCGCCGCAAAAAATCATGTATTTAGCCGACGAAACCTTCCGCAAAAATGGCGTGCGGGAGAAAACCAACATCACCTATGGCGTGGCAGTGGGAAAAATCTTCGGCATTCCCGGCTACTGTGAATCTTTGGAAAAGGTGGCGGCAAAGAAAAATATTGACGTACGCTATCACCACAATCTCAAAGCCATTAACCCCAACGCGAAAGAAGCCACTTTCACTGTCAATGGGAAAACGGAAGTGACTTTACCCTACGACATCATCCATGTGACCCCCCCCATGTCCGCCCCGGATTTCATTAAAAACAGTCCCCTGGCCGCAGAGGCCGGTGGTTGGGTCGATGTGGACAAATTCACCCTGCAACATAATCGCTACGACAACGTATTTAGCTTGGGAGATGCCTCTTCCCTGCCCACTTCCCGGACAGCAGCGGCGGTGCGGAAACAAGCTCCTGTGGTCGCAACAAACCTTTTGGGTCTGTTAAACAGCAAAAAACCGTCTGCAGAATACGGTGGTTACACCTGTTGTCCCCTGGTTACCGGCTACGGCAAAACCATCATGGCGGAATTTGACTATGGTGGCCAGCCCAAATCCAGTTTTCCCTTTGACCCCACCCAGGAGCGGTGGAGCATGTGGCTAGTGAAACGTTATGTTTTGCCCTGGCTGTACTGGAATCGGATGCTCAAGGGAGAGTCCTTTGAACCGGACAAATGGAAGCCCCTGTTGGGGAAATCCTAG
- a CDS encoding RNA-binding protein gives MSIYVGNLSYQATEDDVLTVFSEYGTVKRVQLPTDRETGRMRGFGFVEMSSDKEEDAAIEALDGAEWMGRDLKVNKARPRTPR, from the coding sequence ATGTCCATTTATGTCGGGAACCTTTCTTACCAAGCCACCGAAGATGACGTTTTGACTGTCTTCTCCGAGTATGGCACTGTTAAGCGGGTTCAACTTCCCACTGATCGGGAGACCGGTCGTATGCGGGGTTTTGGTTTCGTTGAAATGTCTTCCGATAAGGAAGAAGATGCCGCCATTGAAGCTCTGGATGGAGCCGAATGGATGGGGCGGGATCTCAAAGTTAATAAAGCAAGACCGAGAACCCCTCGTTAA
- the gatA gene encoding Asp-tRNA(Asn)/Glu-tRNA(Gln) amidotransferase subunit GatA produces the protein MSLIRALHQQLIDQEISAVAVAQASLARIEAVDDRLKSFLQVTAPQAIAQAEKVDAQIAAGEPIGLLAGIPIGIKDNLCTKGIVTTCASQILRGFVPPYESTVTEKLQKAGAVMVGKTNLDEFAMGSSTENSGYQVTANPWDLTRVPGGSSGGSAAAVAADECLIALGSDTGGSIRQPASLCGVVGMKPTYGLVSRFGLVAYASSLDQIGPFARRVEDAAILLQAIAGHDSRDSTSLDVPIPDYTQALKPDLKGVKVGVIMDAFGEGLDDTVNEAVQTAIAKLRELGATIEEIHCPRFRSGIAAYYVIAPSEASANLARYDAVRYGLRAEADNLMEMYTHTRAKGFGAEVKRRIMLGTYALSAGYYDAYYLKAQKVRTLIKQDFDQAFTKVDVLVCPTAPTTAFKAGEKTDDPLSMYLSDLMTIPVNLAGLPAMSVPCGFDDNNLPIGLQLVGNVLGEEMLFRVGYAYEQATTWHDRQPDLSA, from the coding sequence ATGTCGCTTATTCGTGCCCTGCACCAACAATTAATAGATCAAGAAATTTCCGCTGTTGCCGTGGCCCAGGCGAGTTTGGCGCGGATTGAAGCGGTGGACGACAGATTGAAAAGCTTTTTGCAGGTGACAGCTCCCCAGGCGATCGCCCAGGCGGAAAAGGTTGACGCCCAGATTGCAGCGGGGGAACCCATTGGTCTACTGGCAGGCATTCCCATTGGCATTAAAGATAACCTTTGCACCAAGGGCATTGTTACCACCTGTGCTTCCCAAATTTTGCGGGGTTTTGTGCCTCCCTACGAGTCCACAGTGACGGAGAAGTTGCAAAAAGCCGGGGCGGTCATGGTGGGCAAAACTAACCTAGATGAATTTGCCATGGGCAGTTCCACGGAAAATTCCGGTTACCAAGTGACGGCTAATCCTTGGGATTTAACCAGGGTGCCAGGGGGATCTTCTGGGGGATCGGCGGCGGCCGTAGCAGCGGATGAATGTTTGATTGCTTTGGGGTCTGACACGGGGGGCTCCATTCGTCAGCCTGCTTCCCTCTGTGGGGTGGTGGGCATGAAACCCACCTATGGTTTAGTGTCCCGTTTTGGTTTGGTGGCCTATGCTTCCTCTTTGGATCAAATTGGTCCCTTTGCCCGCCGGGTAGAAGATGCGGCCATTCTGCTCCAGGCGATCGCCGGCCATGATAGTAGGGATTCCACCAGCCTAGATGTGCCCATTCCGGATTACACCCAAGCCCTGAAGCCAGATTTGAAGGGAGTGAAAGTGGGGGTAATTATGGATGCCTTTGGGGAAGGTTTAGACGATACGGTCAATGAAGCAGTGCAAACGGCGATCGCCAAACTGCGGGAATTAGGAGCCACCATTGAGGAAATCCATTGTCCCCGGTTCCGTTCCGGTATTGCGGCCTATTATGTCATTGCCCCTTCCGAAGCGTCAGCTAACCTGGCCCGTTACGATGCGGTGCGCTATGGGCTGCGGGCGGAAGCGGATAATCTGATGGAAATGTACACCCACACCAGAGCCAAGGGTTTTGGCGCAGAAGTGAAACGGCGCATTATGCTCGGCACCTATGCTCTGTCCGCCGGTTACTACGATGCCTATTACCTCAAAGCCCAAAAGGTGAGAACCCTGATTAAACAAGACTTTGATCAAGCCTTTACCAAAGTGGACGTGTTGGTTTGCCCCACTGCCCCCACTACGGCCTTCAAAGCGGGGGAAAAAACCGATGATCCCCTCAGCATGTATCTCTCCGATTTGATGACCATTCCAGTTAACTTAGCTGGTTTACCGGCCATGAGTGTGCCCTGTGGCTTTGACGACAATAATTTACCCATTGGCCTGCAATTGGTGGGCAATGTGTTAGGGGAAGAAATGCTATTCCGGGTGGGCTATGCCTATGAACAAGCCACCACATGGCACGATCGCCAACCGGATTTATCGGCCTAA
- a CDS encoding M23 family metallopeptidase: protein MKLQSKPPRRSPRKIIVFFSAFLLLGPFFCGRSPAQELTVPLTDLCPEPIAERMTPHVVKAGETIDSIAAQYQLVPATLISVNNQLSSGQVTPGQTILIPPFNGRFVSAPAGATWRDLASAYGLRADILFEINGCTEKPSRAFIPGISWGGNAPSNVDNYTGLAQWPIQPTPKIGLDYGWQNQAAGQDAFFHSGVDLLAPLDTPVMAAAAGEVILVSQEGAYGFLVVIDHGNGRQTRYAHLSRFAVDPGEKVPAGTVIGYVGSTGRPDIASSHLHFEVRVQSPVGWAAQDPKLHLPRP from the coding sequence TTGAAGCTGCAATCAAAACCGCCACGGCGATCGCCAAGGAAAATAATTGTCTTTTTCTCGGCGTTCCTGCTCCTTGGGCCTTTTTTCTGCGGTCGTAGCCCCGCCCAGGAGTTAACCGTTCCTCTCACTGACCTGTGTCCCGAACCGATCGCCGAAAGGATGACTCCCCATGTGGTGAAAGCTGGGGAAACCATTGACAGCATCGCCGCCCAATATCAACTAGTGCCGGCCACCCTGATCAGTGTGAACAATCAGTTGTCCAGTGGTCAAGTTACCCCAGGGCAGACGATTTTGATTCCCCCCTTTAACGGTCGTTTTGTTTCCGCACCAGCGGGGGCCACTTGGCGGGATTTAGCATCGGCCTATGGTTTACGGGCAGATATTTTATTTGAAATCAACGGTTGCACAGAAAAGCCCAGTCGTGCCTTTATTCCCGGCATCAGTTGGGGGGGAAATGCCCCTAGCAATGTGGATAACTACACGGGCTTGGCCCAATGGCCCATTCAACCAACTCCCAAAATTGGCCTAGATTACGGCTGGCAAAATCAGGCCGCGGGGCAAGATGCCTTTTTTCACAGTGGCGTAGATCTGTTAGCCCCCTTGGATACCCCCGTTATGGCCGCTGCCGCCGGGGAGGTGATTTTAGTTAGCCAGGAAGGGGCCTATGGTTTCCTGGTGGTCATTGACCATGGCAATGGCCGTCAAACCCGCTATGCCCATCTGAGTCGATTTGCGGTGGATCCTGGGGAAAAAGTCCCCGCTGGTACTGTAATTGGCTATGTAGGCAGTACTGGCCGACCGGATATTGCTTCATCCCATCTTCATTTTGAAGTAAGGGTTCAATCCCCTGTTGGTTGGGCGGCCCAGGATCCGAAGTTACATTTACCCCGCCCATAG
- the gcvH gene encoding glycine cleavage system protein GcvH has translation MELEHPDDLYYLDSHEYVRFDGETATIGLSAFAVDELGDIVFVELPEEGDKVEFEQSMGAVESVKAASDLYSPVTGTVIEKNSALEDQPELLNQDPYGEEGWLIKVRLDDVEDAKEGLMAAGDYRATLETGD, from the coding sequence ATGGAACTGGAACATCCTGACGATCTCTATTATTTGGATTCCCACGAGTACGTCCGCTTTGATGGGGAAACGGCCACCATTGGCCTGAGTGCCTTTGCCGTGGATGAGCTGGGGGATATTGTCTTTGTGGAGTTACCCGAAGAAGGGGACAAAGTGGAATTTGAGCAGTCCATGGGGGCAGTGGAATCGGTCAAGGCCGCCTCGGATTTATATTCCCCTGTGACGGGCACTGTGATCGAAAAAAACTCAGCTTTGGAAGATCAGCCGGAGTTGCTCAATCAAGACCCCTACGGGGAAGAAGGTTGGTTGATCAAGGTGCGCCTAGATGATGTGGAAGATGCCAAAGAAGGATTGATGGCCGCCGGAGACTACCGCGCCACCCTAGAGACGGGAGATTAG
- a CDS encoding NFACT family protein: MQAVDYTTLMAIVAELQGDWLPARIEQIYQHDRHGLSLALRTLERRGWLTLAWHPQGARICLDPPPPQEPDTFTFSDQLRHQLKGLALISLKPLQPWERVIDLAIAKRPGDEPLYHLFLEVMGKYSNLILTDAQRQIITVAHQVNSQQSRVRTVQTGQPYQSPPALLATPPSLTESFSSWQERVQLIPGLLSKQLLKSYRGVSPMVVKNLLGQADLDSQVSNQDLTDEQWQNIFIAWQNWLQRLEKLDFLGKSLPQGYIVLAETTVVNDVKPTQEEGDRPLLPINKLVSEYYRRELGRENFQQLQHQIQQKLNNLIAKLQQKADTFKQRLNAAANAQQYQRQADLLMAYLHQGQPGLSSITLPDFDDQSPVTISLQPDKTLIQNAQRLYKQQQKLNRAEAAILPLLAEVEQELAYLTQVETSVQALTEFDDLADWQTLTEIRDELAEQNYLALSHGRPRRKEAETFEPHQSLTPSGFPLWIGRNNRQNDYLSFRVATEYDLWFHAQEIAGSHVLLRLPPGAIAEDQDLQSAADWAAYYSRGREEEQVPVVYTQPKYVFKPKGSKPGMVVYQQETVIWGKPGAVNPKLTHN, from the coding sequence ATGCAAGCTGTTGATTACACTACCCTGATGGCCATTGTTGCTGAACTCCAAGGTGATTGGCTACCCGCCCGCATCGAACAGATTTATCAGCATGATCGCCATGGTTTATCCCTCGCTCTGCGCACGTTAGAAAGACGGGGTTGGCTAACCCTAGCTTGGCATCCCCAGGGGGCAAGAATTTGTTTAGATCCTCCTCCGCCCCAGGAACCGGACACGTTTACTTTTAGCGATCAACTGCGGCATCAGCTTAAAGGACTGGCCTTAATTTCTCTCAAACCCCTACAGCCCTGGGAACGGGTCATTGACCTGGCGATCGCCAAACGGCCAGGGGATGAACCTCTATACCATTTGTTTTTGGAGGTGATGGGCAAATATAGCAACCTGATTTTGACCGATGCCCAACGGCAAATTATCACCGTCGCCCACCAAGTTAACTCCCAACAATCAAGGGTTAGAACGGTACAAACGGGGCAACCCTATCAATCTCCACCGGCTTTATTGGCCACACCTCCTTCGTTGACGGAAAGCTTTAGTAGTTGGCAAGAAAGGGTGCAATTAATCCCTGGTTTATTAAGTAAACAACTGCTGAAAAGTTACCGGGGAGTTAGTCCCATGGTGGTGAAAAATTTGTTAGGCCAAGCGGATCTTGATTCCCAGGTCAGTAACCAAGATTTAACCGACGAACAATGGCAAAATATCTTTATTGCTTGGCAAAATTGGCTACAGAGGCTGGAGAAATTAGATTTTTTGGGAAAAAGTTTGCCCCAGGGCTACATAGTCTTGGCAGAAACCACTGTTGTTAATGACGTTAAGCCAACTCAAGAAGAAGGTGATCGCCCTTTGCTCCCCATTAATAAATTGGTAAGTGAATATTACCGGAGAGAGTTAGGGCGGGAAAATTTCCAGCAATTACAACACCAAATTCAACAAAAACTAAATAATCTAATTGCTAAACTGCAACAAAAAGCCGACACGTTTAAACAAAGGTTAAATGCGGCCGCCAATGCCCAGCAATATCAACGGCAGGCGGATCTGTTGATGGCCTATCTCCACCAGGGGCAACCAGGGTTAAGCTCCATCACCCTACCGGACTTTGACGACCAATCTCCCGTTACCATTTCCCTGCAGCCGGATAAAACCCTAATCCAAAACGCCCAACGACTTTACAAACAACAACAAAAATTAAACCGGGCAGAGGCGGCCATTCTCCCTTTGTTAGCAGAAGTGGAGCAGGAGTTGGCCTACCTCACCCAGGTAGAAACCAGTGTGCAGGCGTTGACCGAATTTGATGATCTGGCCGATTGGCAAACGTTAACGGAAATTCGGGATGAGTTGGCGGAACAAAACTATTTAGCCCTTAGCCATGGCCGCCCCCGCCGTAAAGAAGCGGAAACTTTTGAGCCGCACCAGAGCCTAACCCCTTCCGGTTTTCCCCTCTGGATTGGCCGTAATAATCGCCAAAATGATTACCTTAGTTTTCGGGTTGCCACCGAGTATGACCTGTGGTTCCATGCCCAGGAAATTGCCGGCAGTCATGTGTTACTCCGATTACCCCCAGGGGCGATCGCCGAAGATCAGGATTTGCAATCAGCAGCGGATTGGGCGGCCTACTACAGCCGAGGCCGGGAGGAAGAACAGGTACCGGTGGTCTATACCCAGCCTAAATATGTCTTTAAACCCAAGGGTAGTAAACCGGGCATGGTGGTTTATCAACAGGAAACGGTTATTTGGGGCAAACCTGGAGCGGTTAATCCAAAGTTGACCCACAATTGA
- the nspC gene encoding carboxynorspermidine decarboxylase — protein sequence MNILENPRLSSLPSPCFVLEEELLQQNLAIFERLQQSAPIEVMLALKGFALFPCFPWLRSGLAGASASSLWEARLAAEEFGKEVHVYAPTYRPDDLPAIIPLASHITFNSLGQWHRYRESLKNTAVKAGLRINPEYSPVQTDLYNPCVSGSRLGVQAAMLAGNLPSGITGFLSHNLCESDHLALEKTLGQIEKLFGEYLPQIEWLNLGGGHLMTSQGYDMDYAIAVIGEFHQRHPHLRLIMEPGSAIAWQTGFLLSTVEDLIETPEFTHAMLDVSFTAHMPDCLEMPYRPEVRGARVPQTGDTVYRLGGSSCLAGDFLGDYAFDQPLQVGDRLIFEDMMHYTMVKTTTFNGVHHPAIGCLRRSGEFELWRTFGYEDYRNRLG from the coding sequence GTGAACATTCTCGAAAACCCCAGGTTATCCAGCCTACCTTCCCCCTGTTTTGTGTTGGAAGAGGAATTGTTACAACAAAATTTGGCGATTTTCGAACGGTTGCAGCAATCCGCCCCGATTGAGGTGATGTTGGCCTTGAAAGGTTTTGCCCTCTTTCCTTGTTTTCCCTGGTTGCGGTCAGGGTTAGCAGGGGCGTCGGCCAGTTCCCTCTGGGAAGCACGACTGGCGGCGGAGGAATTTGGCAAAGAAGTGCACGTTTATGCCCCCACCTATCGCCCCGATGATTTGCCAGCCATTATTCCCTTGGCTAGCCACATTACCTTTAACTCCTTGGGACAATGGCATCGTTATCGGGAATCGTTGAAAAATACCGCGGTAAAAGCAGGTTTACGCATTAACCCGGAATATTCCCCCGTGCAGACCGATCTTTATAATCCCTGTGTGTCCGGTTCCCGGTTGGGGGTGCAAGCGGCAATGTTGGCGGGTAATTTACCGTCGGGCATTACGGGCTTTCTCTCCCACAACCTTTGTGAGAGCGATCATTTAGCTTTGGAAAAAACCCTAGGGCAGATCGAAAAATTATTTGGCGAGTATTTGCCCCAAATTGAATGGTTAAACCTAGGCGGCGGCCATTTAATGACCAGCCAAGGCTACGACATGGACTATGCCATTGCAGTAATTGGGGAATTCCACCAACGCCATCCCCATCTGCGGTTGATTATGGAGCCGGGGTCGGCGATCGCCTGGCAGACAGGATTTTTACTTAGTACGGTGGAGGATCTGATCGAAACACCGGAATTTACCCATGCCATGCTCGATGTTTCCTTCACGGCCCATATGCCTGACTGCTTGGAAATGCCCTATCGGCCAGAAGTAAGGGGAGCTAGAGTGCCGCAAACGGGAGATACTGTTTATCGCCTGGGGGGTTCCAGTTGCCTCGCGGGGGATTTTCTCGGTGATTATGCCTTTGATCAACCTTTACAGGTGGGAGATCGCCTAATTTTTGAAGACATGATGCACTACACCATGGTCAAAACCACTACCTTTAATGGAGTCCACCATCCCGCCATTGGTTGTCTGCGGCGATCGGGGGAATTTGAACTGTGGCGTACCTTTGGTTATGAAGATTATCGCAACCGCTTAGGTTAG
- a CDS encoding chlorophyll a/b-binding protein, which translates to MGAILCYIYLHRQPSQLVITFLTMNNENSKFGFTAFAENWNGRLAMIGFSSALILELVSGQGVLHFFGIL; encoded by the coding sequence ATGGGCGCAATACTCTGTTACATTTATTTACATAGACAACCCTCCCAGCTCGTAATTACATTCTTAACCATGAACAACGAAAACTCTAAATTTGGATTCACTGCTTTCGCCGAAAACTGGAATGGTCGCTTGGCCATGATCGGTTTTTCCTCTGCCCTGATCCTCGAGCTTGTCTCTGGGCAAGGTGTACTTCACTTCTTCGGCATTCTGTAA